A segment of the Streptomyces sp. ITFR-21 genome:
CGCGTACTCGCAGATCACCGGCGTCGGCGACATCACCGGCGACGGCAGGCCGGACCTGATCGCCCGCGACAGCAAGGGCAACCTGTGGCTGTTCAAGGGCACCGGCACCAGCACCGTGCTGGCGGCCCGGACATCCATCGGCAGCGGCTGGAACTCCTACAACCTGATCTCCGGTCTGGCCGACGTCACCGGCGACGGCAAGGCGGACCTGATCGCCCGCGACACCGGCGGCGTCCTGTGGCTGTTCAAGGGCACCGGCAGCGCCACCGCCCCGTTCTCGGCGCGGGCCAAGCTCGGCGGCGGCAGCGCGTACAACGCCGTCCTGGGCACCGGTGACCTCAACACCGACGCCAAGGCGGACATGCTGACCCGGGACACCGACGGCAAGCTGTGGCTCTTCAAGGGAACGGGCAACGCCGCCTCGCCCTTCGCCGCCAAGGTCCAGGTCGGTACCGGCTGGGGCATGTACGGGATGCTCGTCTGACGCGTCATACGGTAGGGTCGGGCACATGATCGCGCCGATGGACCAGACGCTCAACCAGAGCTGGTGGTGGACCGCTTCCCGGGCGGCCCACTGAACATCGCGCGAACCGATCACTCCGCGAAGGCCGCCCCCCTGGGGCGGCCTTCGGCGTTTCCCGGCCCGGCCGCCCCAGGGAACCCCCTGGAAGGAACCCACCGTGCCCACCGCCACCCCCGCCCAGCTGACGGCCCGCCTGCTGGCCCCCGGCTGCCCGCCGTTCGCCCTGCTGCGCCGCGCGACCCCCGGCCGCCCGGACGACACCGTCGAGGTGCTGCTCGGCCCGGTCGAGGAGGCCGCCCGTCTCGGCGACATCCCGCTGCCCGCCGGCCCGCCCGGCGCCCCGGTGACCGACGCGCTCGCCCTGGTCCCGTTCCGGCAGATCCGCGAACGCGGCTTCGACGTCCGCGACGACGGCACCCCGCTGCTGGTCCTGCGGCCCGAGGAGAGCTACGAACTCCCGCTCGCCGCACTGCTCCCGGCGCTGCCCGACCGGCGGGTGCGGGTCGAGGACGGCGCCTTCGACGTGGACGACGACGCCTACGCGGACATCGTGGCGCGGGTCGTGGCGGACGAGATCGGCAGCGGCGAGGGCGCGAACTTCGTGATCCGCCGCACCTTCCGCGGCTCGGTCCCGGACTTCGGGCCGGACGCGGCGCTGGCCCTGTTCGGCCGGCTGCTGCGCGGCGAGCGCGGCGCGTACTGGACGTACGTCGTGCACACCCCGCAGCGCACCCTGGTCGGCGCCAGCCCCGAGGCGCACGTGCGCGTGTCGGGCGGGACGGTGGTGATGAACCCGATCAGCGGCACCTACCGCCACCCCGAGCAGGGGCCGTCCGCCGAGTCGCTGCTGGAGTTCCTGCGCGACCCGAAGGAGGCGGAGGAGCTGACGATGGTGGTGGACGAGGAGCTGAAGATGATGGCCGGCGTGTGCGACCTGGGCGGAGTGGTGGTCGGGCCGCGGCTGAAGGAGATGGCCCACCTCGCGCACACCGAGTACGAGCTGCGCGGCCGGTCCACCAGGGACGTCCGCGAGGTGCTGCGGGAGACGATGTTCGCCGCGACCGTCACCGGCTCGCCGGTGCAGAACGCCTGCCGGGTCATCGGGCGCCACGAGGCCGGGGGCCGCGGCTACTACGCGGGCGCGCTGGCGCTGATCGGCCGGGACGCGGGCGGCGCGCAGACCCTGGACTCGCCGATCCTGATCCGTACCGCGGACATCTCGCCCGCCGGCGACCTCGCGGTGGCCGTCGGCGCGACCCTGGTGCGCCGCTCCGACCCCCGCTCCGAGGTCGCCGAGACGCACGCCAAGGCGGCCGGGGTACTGACCGCCCTCGGAGTCAGGCGGGCGCCGGCGCCCGCCGGGAGCGCGCCCCGGCCCCGGCTGGCCGACGACATCCGGGTCCGGGCCGCCCTGGACGCCCGCCGGGCCGGCCTGGCGCCCTTCTGGCTGCGGATGCAGACCCGGCCGCCCGAGGGGCCGCTGTCCGGGCACGCCCTGGTGGTGGACGGCGAGGACACCTTCACCGCGATGCTGGCGCACGTGCTGCGCTCCAGCGGGCTCACGGTGACGGTACGCCGCTTCGACGAGCCCGGCCTGCGCGCGGCGGCGCTGGCGCACCCCGGCCCGGTGGTGCTCGGTCCCGGGCCGGGCGACCCCGCGGACGCCGCCGACCCCAGGATGCGCTTCCTGCGGGCCCTGGCCGGCGACCTGGTGGCCGGCCACCGGCACGGACTGCTCGGCGTCTGCCTCGGCCACGAGCTGCTGGCCGCCGAACTCGGCCTCGACCTGGTCCGCAAGGACGAGCCCTTCCAGGGCGCCCAGCAGTCCATCGACTTCTTCGGCCGCCCCGAGACGGTCGGCTTCTACAACTCCTTCACCGCCCGCTGCGACGACGCGGCCGCGGAGGAGCTCGCCATGCACCGCGTCGCGCTGAGCCGGGACCCGCGCACCGGGGACGTCCACGCGCTGCGCGGGCCGGGCTTCGCGGGCGTGCAGTTCCACCCGGAGTCGGTGCTGACCCTGAACGGCACGGCCCTGGCGGCGGAACTGCTCGCGGGGGTGCTCAGCCCGACGGGGTGAGCGCCTGCGACGCCAGGGCCTGCGGGGTGAGCGCCTGCGGGGTGAGCGCCTGCGACGCGCGGGACGGTGCCGCCAGGGCCTGCGGGGCCAGCGCGCCGGCCAGTACCGGGCCGACCAGCCCCAGCACCGCGGTGATCATCGCGTACTCGTCGGCGGTGCCGTCGACCACCAGGTCGGCCAGCGAGCGGGAGGGAGCGACATGGGCGGCGTGCCGCTCCCGCCCGCTGAGCAGGTAGTTGCGCAGCGACAGGGCCGGGTCCTGCCGCTGCACCTCGATCTTCCGCAGGATCTTGCGGGCCAGCCGGATGTCGTCCGGGGTGTCCACGTAGACCCGCCAGGTCGCGCGGTCGGTGACCGCGGGCAGGGTCAGCGCGAACAGGCCCTCGACGACGACCAGCCGGAACGCGCCGTTCGCCGCCGCGTCGACCGCGGTCGCCACCGCGCCCTCGTCGATGGAGCCGGGATGGTTCCAGTCCAGCGTCTCGGCACCGGTCGCGCTCAGCGTCCGCACCCCGCGCACCGGATCGTGCGCGGGGACGTAGAAGTC
Coding sequences within it:
- a CDS encoding anthranilate synthase family protein, translated to MPTATPAQLTARLLAPGCPPFALLRRATPGRPDDTVEVLLGPVEEAARLGDIPLPAGPPGAPVTDALALVPFRQIRERGFDVRDDGTPLLVLRPEESYELPLAALLPALPDRRVRVEDGAFDVDDDAYADIVARVVADEIGSGEGANFVIRRTFRGSVPDFGPDAALALFGRLLRGERGAYWTYVVHTPQRTLVGASPEAHVRVSGGTVVMNPISGTYRHPEQGPSAESLLEFLRDPKEAEELTMVVDEELKMMAGVCDLGGVVVGPRLKEMAHLAHTEYELRGRSTRDVREVLRETMFAATVTGSPVQNACRVIGRHEAGGRGYYAGALALIGRDAGGAQTLDSPILIRTADISPAGDLAVAVGATLVRRSDPRSEVAETHAKAAGVLTALGVRRAPAPAGSAPRPRLADDIRVRAALDARRAGLAPFWLRMQTRPPEGPLSGHALVVDGEDTFTAMLAHVLRSSGLTVTVRRFDEPGLRAAALAHPGPVVLGPGPGDPADAADPRMRFLRALAGDLVAGHRHGLLGVCLGHELLAAELGLDLVRKDEPFQGAQQSIDFFGRPETVGFYNSFTARCDDAAAEELAMHRVALSRDPRTGDVHALRGPGFAGVQFHPESVLTLNGTALAAELLAGVLSPTG
- a CDS encoding uridine kinase family protein yields the protein MTGVASGRGAPVLAVAGGTASGKSTLAEALALHHPESVGLIHLDDFYVPAHDPVRGVRTLSATGAETLDWNHPGSIDEGAVATAVDAAANGAFRLVVVEGLFALTLPAVTDRATWRVYVDTPDDIRLARKILRKIEVQRQDPALSLRNYLLSGRERHAAHVAPSRSLADLVVDGTADEYAMITAVLGLVGPVLAGALAPQALAAPSRASQALTPQALTPQALASQALTPSG